AGGATGGGACCCCCGACAACATGACTTTCCACGTGTGAGTTGATCGCGCTCAGAACTCTGCAACACTGATACACACCGACAGACATGTATTGACGTtgtgtctgtgctgtgttttgcCCTTCAGAGCTCTGTCCATGGTGGGGTTGATACTTATCGCCCTGGGAACAGGAGGCATCAAACCCTGCGTGGCTGCATTTGGTGGAGACCAGTTTCGAGAGGATCAGGTTAGGCGTtgcacaagcaaacacacacatgcgcataCACAGTCTTAAGAATTTAATTAAAGTTAAGATTTTAGATATCTTCCAAgaagtttcctggaaagaatGATGTTATTACAAGCACACAATTCACCACCAAGTGTCCAAAAATGAGTCCACAAcacatacaataaaacacacacatagtgagATGCAGCTAGATGCAAAGATACACACAGACATTGACCTTCCTCTGATGTTCATGCATGAATGCACCCTCAGGACACGACTTTATCTCTTTcttgcacacacagagcatttAAAGATGTCTTACTCAGCTATCAGTGGTATCTCGTCAGCACTTCTTATATCTCTGATTCGTCTCAGCTAGTTGTTTATTAACTAATAACCACTGCTGTGAGTGTATTACATTGTTCAAGGCCAAGGACAAAGATTACGCCATAACGTTAATGACACTGgtgaaatttgatttatatgAGATATCAGGTCCATCTGacagacagttaaaaaaaaaaaactttctgtgTCCAATAGGAGAAGCAGAGAAGCACCTTCTTCTCCATCTTCTACCTGTCCATCAATGCAGGCAGTCTGCTGTCCACCGTCATCACCCCCATCCTCAGAGGTAGGACTGGACACTCAAGTTGATCGCAGAGCATGAAATATAGCGAGTGAATGATAgacaaactgaataaaaacacatgttgttgttgtgtgtgtgccttgCAGCTCAGGAGTGTGGTATCTACGTCCCACAGAAGTGCTATGCTCTGGCCTTTGGTGTCCCTGCCGCTCTCATGGTGGTAGCCCTGAGTAAGAactcatgttattttttttacttctctgTCACCAGAACCTTGTCATTACTGCAGTAGATATTCTTTATTTGAAAATTTTTGAGGCCTTAAGAGGTAAAACTATGCAACTATTTCAccagacaaaagcaaaacatagAGAATATATATTGCATAATGTTACATGGGAGaattttgcttttctttgttcctAATCCagtaaataagaataaataagtaaataagttTAGGAGCTACTGACCTAGACTCTTAAATCCAGGACTGTAGTGAGAACAAATAGTGCCACTTTCTAGGAGAGAAGGTTGTAATTAATGCTGATAAATCATTTCTTTCAAATAAGTAAGTGATGTAAGAACAGATTGTGCAAGAACAATAATGGCTTATCACTAAAAGCATTGTTAAATGATTTACTAACTGTTACAACTTTATTATTTAATCCTTTATTGCCATCCATAAAGTTTGTCTTACATGAAAGAGTCATAGTTAGAGCGCATTTCTTGATAATTACCTTTTATGACAAATGGTCAGCTTTTCATgtatataaatgtctttttgtgtgtgtctgcagttgtGTTCATTGTTGGAAGTGGTATGTACGTTAAGACGGCCCCTCAAGGCAACATCATGGTGAAAGTCTGCAAATGCATCGGGGTGAGTGGCTCCTGAAAGATGCCgagatgttgttgttttcagcaTCAAAAAACAGATCAGATTGGTTTTAAATAGAATTTCGGTTAATTTTTAGGTAAAAAGATGCAACCCCCTTAGAGGCATGAGATGTTATTTCCATGGTCATGATGCTCTGTGATTTAAATGTCCTTTCTGTCATCTGTAGTTTGCTATCAAGAACCGCTTCAGGCATCGCAGTTCTGAGTATCCTAAGAGAGAGCACTGGATGGACTGGGCTGAGGAGAAATATGACGTAAGCGCAGGATAATTAACACAAGTATatgcaaatacaaaatataagcGACTTGGGAATCATAATCCTTCTCCCTGTTTTCTTCCAGAAACTTCTGATTGCCCAGGTGAAGATGGTGTTGAAGGTGTTGTTCCTCTACATCCCTCTGCCCATGTTCTGGGCTCTCTTTGACCAGCAGGTGACTACCAATTTATTCTGTCCCTGAATATCTTCTGAGACCACTAACAGGAGATTGAGTTCATGCGTTAGAGATCTAAGTTTCCATCAGGTTCTGGACATACACATTCCCTGaccaaactccattcaaaaatatCTCTAATTAACAGCAAATTTCAATAGATAACACAAGTCCAGAAGTGTGCTAGCAGAATCCAAAGATAGACTAAATGAGAGCTGTGTCTCCTCCACAGGGCTCAAGATGGACCCTCCAGGCGACAACCATGGACGGCGACTTTGTAAGTGGTTTATTTTTTCGCGATGTCACAACTTATGAGCTCAAACCAAAGAAAAGACTGTTTTGTACATGAGATTCTGTTCTAAGACTCTTCTTCTTTCAACAGGGAAGTCTCATCATCCAGCCCGATCAGATGCAGGTGAGACATTTGACTTTGTTGTGGTGTTGATGATACTTGTGCCTACATGCTGTTGACATGAAGTGATAGAATAGACTTTTAAAGGAGTGTCTCGCCTTCTTCCTACCAGACTGTCAACCCCATCTTGATCCTGGCTTTGGTGCCAGTCATGGATAGCCTGATCTACCCGCTGATTGCCAAGTGCAAATTAAACTTCTCGTGAGTCTCTTCTACTGTTTTATTCCTCTGTAATGGAAAACATTACATTACTTAAACCCCCAATATTAATATGCAGTATGCAGTATATACATAatagtttataacacactataatgtagttgtaagcagatatatatactgaacatgtgttcataTGTTGAACTTGAACGTTCATTCTTGACCTCTGAAACAGTAATTAagtcaaggtccacttactagatTTCTTCTGGCTTCACCAGTGGATgatgttttaaatattcataaataaattaatacttAATGAATAAATAGAATGCAGGAGTGTAGTTAATGTAATCAGTACGTGTAAAGGCTAAATAGGGGGGTTAGaataattattagttattagttgTTCAAGTTGTTATTTCATGTGATTGATGATGTAGAGagtcaaatgtgtgtgtgtgtgtgtgtgtgctgcagtcCGTTGAAGAGGATGACTGTGGGGATGTTCTTCGCTGCTATGGCGTTCGTCGCTGCTGCCCTGGTCCAGTTACAGATCGATGTGAGTGCAACAcgcatgaaaacacacatcgGGGCATCTTAACGCACATTACCTTATGAGGTGTAATTCACACACGCAATTCAATTCTTCTTCTAGCAAACCCTGCCCACGTTCCCATCAAGCGCTGAGGGCCAAGTCAAGTTCATCAACATGCTTGACAAAGATATGAACATCACAGCTGGACCCAACACGTTTACCTTGAAGCCTTTAACGGTACTCCAGTCATACAGTGATACAGTTCACACAGATACTGACTATCCAAATTTACCAGAACTAGGTCTGTTCTAACTCATTGATATTGACTGATCTTTTCTCCTACAGGCCAATGAAGATTACCTGACCCTTGATTTAACATTTAGCCTGGATCTGGGATCTGGTGTCTCTTCCGATATCACTATAGAGGGTGGCACTCGGAGTACCAGGACCATTGTGGAAGTTGGAGGCCAAGTCAAAACTGAGGAGGTGAGCAAGGCTGTCAGATGTTGCTAATTATGTTCATCCATggtttaaatcatatttaactTAAAGTACAAATATGTCGACCTCATAAAGTATATTTCTATCTCCAGTTCAAGGACATCACAGCAAAGCCGGAACAGGGCGCTAATGCTATCAGGTAAGTTTCAAATAGTTTCGTATTGAAGGTCTGAGTAGCcatattattaaattataataagATCATGATGAATCTGTTCGATGTTATCTAATAATCTTTAGATCAGTGGTACCCAGATGTGTCAGATGTTATGATCTCACACTGAGAGCAGCTCGGCCGAAGAGTGATCGTGtccttctcagattgttttatttaatggaTGTTTAAAGAACTAAagtatccagtatttcacatgCAAAACGCAAAATGTAGAGAAAAGTTATGAAACATAATTTGGTgtaatagaaatattttttttttggttatgtGGAGATCACAGCATGTTACATTGTGTGAAAATAATTATACTCATGGCTTTCTGAGCAAACTTAATGAACTATATTTTTGGGGGGGAATGTAACTTAGACTTGAAGACGATATAAATACGTTTCAAGGCCTCAGGGGTCCCCTTTATTATGGTACATTAACTAGTTAGCCAGCCATATCATTACATTCTTTAGCTGACACTGAGTTTGGTGAGCAGACTTTGTGAAGTAGCTTTAAACTGAGGGTATTGAATTGCATGAGAGTGCcttttattgcttatgaattcaacttttcatttgtaagataATGAATGTGTTGCAAATGTTacatagtctcactttaaaaCTGTTGTGTGCTGCATTCTCCTTCCTCAGATTTTTGAATGGTTTTGGCTCAGGCTTGAATGTAACTATTGGTAGTCTGGACTACGGACACATCGTCACCAACAACATGTCAGAATATGTTGCGGTCCCCAATGGACAGTAAGActgatattttctgatattatattgtataacATACAGTTATGGCTGAGAATATTCTTTACTCTGAATggtattgtttttgtttgtcagagCACAGTTCCTGATCAAGAATGATGCTGGAGATCAGTGCACCTACACCCAAACACTGGGCTTCGGCAGCTCTTACACCTTGATCATCCCGTCAACGTTCGCATTTGGAAAAGATGTAACTCATGTCTCATCTTTAGTCACGATATACCGTAGCTTGAATGTAACTTTTTGATTGACACCTGGGTACCTGTCTGTGTCCTCTAGTGTGAACAGAACATCAAGGCGGTGATGGACATTCAACCTAACACCGTCCACATGGCCTGGCAGATTCCTCAGTATTTCCTCATCACTGCAGGAGAAGTGGTCTTCTCTGTCACTGGCCTGGAGTTCTCCTACTCACAGGTAGAGGGTGCTTTCAGTACATACCTGACAACACTGCAAAAGCTGTTTGGAAACAACTGCAACTGGCATTGGATTCATatgtttttcagttattttgtgCTTGTGGCTATAAAACTGGTATCTTTCATAATTTGTTATAATATGTAGCTCTATTTGAATCTCCTTTTGCTCTCCAGGCACCCAGCAACATGAAGTCTGTGCTGCAGGCTGGTTGGCTGTTAACTGTTGCTGTAGGTAACATCATTGTGCTCATTGTCGCCGAGGCTGCAACGCTCCCAGATCAGGTGGGTGGATCAATTTCAACCATTGGTAGACACACAATGTCCTCACTGACTTTGGGCAAGTTGAGTTAATGTGATTTAAATGCCTATAATGTATGTATGAAGCTTACAAATTAACATATTACATCTTgtgtgtttaatctgtacaaaaatcaaagtataaaaataacaagttTCAAGgcttaatgctaagctaagctaaccattgTTCCATACAGATATGAGAATGCTAGCAAATGATTCCTTTAGGCTTAGCTCCAAaataacactgtgtgtgttcctgttcaCTAGTGGGCCGAGTACATCCTCTTCGCCTCTCTGCTGGTGTTAGTGTGCATCATCTTTGCCGTCATGGCCTATTTCTACACCTACATTGACCCGGCCAAGGTAGAAGCCCAGTTTGCTGAGGGGGAACctgaagagaaggagaaaaggaagagTTTGGAGATGGCCAAGAGGGACTCGATTAAGAAGCgcgaggaggagagaaggagttCCGATTCCAgttccagctccagctccagctctgaCGAGGAGGTCGAAGTCCCTCAGACCAAGATTTAAAGTGCCCATTTAACCcttttttttcaacagctgtTCCCCCATTTGTATACGAATGCTGCTTggttctgttttgtgtctgagATGACATGTAGTGGTTAGAGTGAATGGATGATGTGAGTGAAATGGGACTGAAGTGGGAGGAACATAGGGCTTAGATGGTTAAGCTCTTGGTGGACAGTGTTAGTAAAGGATCTTGGCAGGGATAATTCAAACATAACTACAGAAATACTTTTATTGCTACTTCAGCTCAAAATctccagaaaatattcattttttttagagGTTACTCATAATTTAAATCCCTGGTTCTTTATTGGTTATTAATTTGTCCTTTCATTGTtgtaaatttatttttgtaatgattTATTTTGCACTGTGTAGCCACATCtttatgtaattttttgttTCATGTAGTCTTTCGTAATGTACTGGTGTACACGCACAAAGAAACCATTCcaacatttgtatttattttcaggcACAGTGTTGTGTGTAGTGTAATATATTGTCACTGTTTTATATATATGACATTTTCATCCTCTCCAGGGTAAAATCTGACATCAAGAATAATGGCTGTTCATCAAACGACTTCAATAAGGAGACTAGCAAGGtgtttgagaaaaacaaaaacacctaAAGCATTGTCAATCTGTACCAGCGGTGGTTTCATTCAAACTATGCAATGgcatcattttaaataaagttctTTTTCTGAATACAAAACCTTTTTGCATATCTAGCATGTAGATAGATAAGTTGGTACTACTTCCTAATAAGGCATTCTTTATAAAAGATTTATGAGTAGTAACTAATGGTTTTATTAaaggttaataaataatttatgaaTACTTTATTCATCGGTTACAACAGCCTCTGGGCTGCCAGGTCTTTGGCTAGTTTCTATTTGGTAATAGTGTCGTTATGAATGTTGGTAATTGGCTAACAAAAATACTCATGGATTTCTCACTTTCTAATAAGTCATATGAAACAttagtaaatgttttattaaagatcccctccagacatgttttaagatgtatataaaatactttgaaaataatttgtgtctaatgtggtttttccacaaaaaagatcaattatcttgttaaaatacttcaaaaatgtcatctattccttctccctcattacaaacacatttcatttcaaacgtttaactgctggacacaagatgtctccttcttcactgtaaagttcattctcagtgtttgtgcattagaggtttccacatcacacttgtgtaagttaaATACTGGCCTATGATTGGtgccaaactagttgtgatgtcacagatcatgctcgtaggtacaCCTCTTGAACTAAAATATTCAATGaatacagagaaactttccctcttcagcagatcaatgtgaaaacaaacatcatcctgcacagtgaagctcaaacatctaagtaacaataagcaaaacacatttttgagtggagggagactttacCTATTAATAACTCTTTAAGTTACAATTTATAATCCCTCACAAAGGTTGTCTTAGCTGGCAACTCAATAGTCGTCCCTGTTAATGGCATATCAAGTGATCTATACTCAGCATTAGTACTGCAAGTGTGTTATTAGCCATTAGTTGCTACTTTATTAGCTTTATTAGAAAGTGGTGCtgataaatgaacaaaatacacATTCATGAGGTGTAAGCAATGATGCTTTATAAACAGTGGCAGATGAAGATGTTATGGTTTACCTTTTGGTGGGGCCTCCTACCTATATAAGGGACTACAGACATGAACACGCAGACAGCAAAACACATACTTACAAATATTTAATAGTCTGTAATATAAACCCAGCAGGCTCAGACCCATGATTTAGATTAAAATAACGTGGAGCTCAGTGTTGCACTTTGTGATCCACCTGTAAAGCAGCAGCCAGGATGATACAGACTGTCGAGTCTTCACTTTTTCATAACTGAACATGGAATTATTTGACATCAGTGACGTTTCCAGTTCATCAGCTTTGAGAATAAATAGTTTGCAGTAATGTCTCTATTAAAGTAGATCAGAGTAGTCGTG
This DNA window, taken from Thunnus albacares chromosome 24, fThuAlb1.1, whole genome shotgun sequence, encodes the following:
- the slc15a1b gene encoding solute carrier family 15 member 1b; protein product: MTDKDEERRTRPKSAVVCGYPISIFFIVVNEFCERFSYYGMRAVLVLYFKYFLKWDDDFATTIYHTFVALCYLTPILGAIVADSWLGKFKTIVYLSIVYTAGQVVMAVSAIHDITDTNKDGTPDNMTFHVALSMVGLILIALGTGGIKPCVAAFGGDQFREDQEKQRSTFFSIFYLSINAGSLLSTVITPILRAQECGIYVPQKCYALAFGVPAALMVVALIVFIVGSGMYVKTAPQGNIMVKVCKCIGFAIKNRFRHRSSEYPKREHWMDWAEEKYDKLLIAQVKMVLKVLFLYIPLPMFWALFDQQGSRWTLQATTMDGDFGSLIIQPDQMQTVNPILILALVPVMDSLIYPLIAKCKLNFSPLKRMTVGMFFAAMAFVAAALVQLQIDQTLPTFPSSAEGQVKFINMLDKDMNITAGPNTFTLKPLTANEDYLTLDLTFSLDLGSGVSSDITIEGGTRSTRTIVEVGGQVKTEEFKDITAKPEQGANAIRFLNGFGSGLNVTIGSLDYGHIVTNNMSEYVAVPNGQAQFLIKNDAGDQCTYTQTLGFGSSYTLIIPSTFAFGKDCEQNIKAVMDIQPNTVHMAWQIPQYFLITAGEVVFSVTGLEFSYSQAPSNMKSVLQAGWLLTVAVGNIIVLIVAEAATLPDQWAEYILFASLLVLVCIIFAVMAYFYTYIDPAKVEAQFAEGEPEEKEKRKSLEMAKRDSIKKREEERRSSDSSSSSSSSSDEEVEVPQTKI